A genomic stretch from Leptodactylus fuscus isolate aLepFus1 chromosome 10, aLepFus1.hap2, whole genome shotgun sequence includes:
- the LOC142183208 gene encoding uncharacterized protein LOC142183208, whose protein sequence is MVIDTGLEQESAGNDTDSATTSGLGLSMDENRRHMTDRILNLTLNIIYLLTGEEYGPVKKSSDAVKGWSTDTHFLNPQSQTHGGNGDQKILDLTNKIIHLLTEEVPIRCQDVTIYFSMEEWEYLEEHKDLYKDIMKEDQQPLTLPGVILEDNVSECPSSQTIKKSFSCDKENLMNTDNPLTEEEVFSCTTENLPGYTSRHPMPNQYSVEEFIKSESNNADDKHYKSSSIKEELLSSDISDNGFSKPTDHLFQVKEESVLFNEGKRPDKAISKPYRCSECSKCFSLESRLFTHQKTHKTVRTNSYPQGGNGFKRKSHLIQHEEMHTGDKSLCCSECGKWFPYKSKLLAHERIHTGEKPYSCSHCGKRFPRNSNLIAHEKIHTGERLYPCGECDKRFVTNGELMQHQKIHTGEKPYSCLDCGKSFVKKFNLIVHCRVHTGEKPYFCSVCGKCFTTSSHLTEHQRIHTGEKPYSCSYCEKSFTFRSDLVMHRRTHTGEKPYTCSYCGKCFSRSSQFSIHLKTHTGDRPYSCSECGKCFITKTSLGQHQKIHSEGKPFSCSECGKCFLSNSSLLIHQRCHTGEKPYSCLECNKKFSSNSQLLNHQKTHTGERPFSCPECDKCFVRNCDLAVHLRSHTGERPYFCSQCGKSFANSSVFAIHQRIHTGEKPFSCSHCGKCFIKNSDLVIHRRRHTGEKPYSCPQCGSSFVCKSALTSHLKTHK, encoded by the exons ATGGTCATTGATACAGGGCTGGAGCAGGAGAGCGCTGGGAATGACACAGACAGTGCGACGACTTCTGGGCTTG GTCTGAGCATGGATGAGAACAGGAGACACATGACCGATAGAATACTAAATCTTACCCTGAACattatctacctgctgactggagag GAATATGGACCTGTGAAGAAGTCCAGTGACGCAGTGAAAGGTTGGAGCACTGACACCCACTTCCTGAATCCACAATCACAAACCCATGGGGGAAATGGGGATCAGAAAATTCTAGATCTCACCAACAAGATCATTCATCTACTAACTGAAGAA gttcctataagatgTCAGGATGTCAccatctatttctccatggaggagtgggagtatttagaagagcacaaggatctgtacaaggacatCATGaaggaggaccagcagcccctcacattaCCTG GAGTTATACTGGAGGACAATGTGTCAGAATGTCCATCTAGtcaaacaataaaaaaatcattTTCATGTGATAAAGAAAACCTTATGAATACTGACAATCCTTTAACTGAGGAGGAAGTCTTCTCTTGTACTACAGAAAATCTCCCAGGTTATACATCTAGACATCCTATGCCAAATCAATATAGTGTTGAAGAATTCATCAAATCTGAAAGCAATAACGCTGATGATAAACATTATAAATCTAGTTCTATTAAGGAGGAATTGCTCTCAAGTGATATTTCAGACAATGGCTTTTCTAAACCCACAGACCATTTATTTCAAGTGAAGGAAGAATCGGTCCTGTTTAATGAAGGAAAAAGGCCAGACAAAGCTATTAGTAAACCTTATCGTTGTTCAGAATGTAGCAAATGTTTCTCTCTGGAATCTCGCCTATTTACCCATCAAAAAACTCATAAAACAGTCAGAACCAATTCATATCCTCAGGGTGGGAATGGCTTTAAAAGGAAATCACATCTCATTCAGCATGAAGAAATGCATACAGGAGACAAGTCGCTCTGCTGTTCTGAATGCGGCAAGTGGTTTCCGTATAAATCCAAACTGCTcgcacatgagagaattcacacgggagaaAAGCCGTATTCATGCTCTCATTGTGGAAAGCGTTTCCCCCGAAATTCAAATCTTATTGCGCATGAAAAAATTCACACCGGTGAAAGGCTGTACCCCTGTGGGGAATGTGATAAACGTTTTGTTACCAATGGCGAACTGATGCAGCACCAGAAGATACACACTGGTGAGAAGCCCTATTCGTGCTTGGACTGTGgtaaaagttttgttaaaaaattcAACCTCATTGTCCACTGTagagttcacacaggagagaagccttatttcTGTTCagtatgtggaaaatgttttactacCAGCTCCCATCTCACTGAacaccagagaattcacacaggggagaagccatattcatgttcatacTGTGAAAAATCCTTTACATTTCGCTCAGATCTTGTTATGCATCGGAGGACCCACACAGGAGAAAAACCATACACCTGTTCATACTGTGGAAAATGCTTTTCGCGGAGCTCGCAGTTTTCCATTCACCtgaaaactcacacaggggacAGACCATATTCCTGCTCCGAATGTGGAAAGTGCTTCATCACAAAGACAAGTCTTGGCCAGCATCAAAAAATCCACTCAGAAGGCAAACCattttcttgctcagaatgtgggaaatgttttcttAGTAATTCCAGCCTGCTCATTCACCAGAgatgtcacacaggagagaaaccatattccTGCCTGGAATGTAATAAAAAGTTTAGCAGTAATTCCCAACTTCTCAATcaccagaagacgcacacaggggAGAGGCCTTTTTCCTGTCCCGAGTGTGACAAGTGTTTTGTGAGGAACTGTGATCTTGCAGTCCActtgagaagtcacacaggagagagaccATATTTTTGTTCTCAGTGTGGGAAATCCTTTGCTAATAGCTCTGTCTTTGCTATACATCAAAGGATTCATACGGGAGAGAAACCATTTTCTTGTTCccattgtgggaaatgttttatcaaaAATTCGGATCTTGTCATACATAGAAGAcgacacacaggagagaagccttattcatgcccACAGTGTGGCAGTAGTTTTGTGTGCAAAAGTGCTTTAACATCGCATTTGAAGACTCATAAATAA
- the LOC142183210 gene encoding oocyte zinc finger protein XlCOF8.4-like isoform X7 has product MDEYQNPVIDSLKMEKDKSHITKIILKLTLEIIYMLTGEDYTVVKKISGERVTPCSSPCVSERWSRTQSPIPGPPHHHSLIHEMSNEKKILDLTNKIIELLTGEVPIRCQDVTLYFSMEEWEYLEEHKDLYKNVMMEDHQPVTSPDVSRNRDLPETCVSPQLCHLEDPDVLPEDFHLLCGMSHLDRSKLEISLDGLSNPPETTKISETSCTPISSPDSFNSDHNSIRNFQQDTNEPVLYEKENLSHTTIPIDKEQIPDFPSVHIKEEPISSNEDYTRNPSAHIKEEPWDGGNGTDIYTPTDHLPQYSSAHIELFVSYEEKPFMSNDIDLTTSPTEYVSSASMDINNIQTADKPYTCVECGKCFKLKSYLIAHQRRHTGEKPYSCLECGKCFSRMSNLANHKKVHTGEKPFSCSECGKSFARNSNLVVHQRVHTGEKPYPCLECGKCFFSNSYLVVHQRIHTGERPYSCSECFKCFISSSELLKHRKNHSRNENVKESEYLL; this is encoded by the exons ATGGATGAATACCAGAATCCCGTGATTGACTCGCTGAAGATGGAGAAGGACAAGAGTCACATCACTAAGATTATATTGAAGCTGACTCTGGAAATCATCTAcatgctgactggagag GATTACACTGTAGTAAAGAAGATATCTGGTGAGCGAGTGACCCCCTGTAGCAGTCCATGTGTGTCAGAAAGATGGAGCAGGACCCAGAGCCCCATCCCGGGACCTCCACATCATCACTCTTTGATACATGAAATGAGCAATGAGAAGAAGATCCTGGACCTCACCAACAAGatcattgagctgctgactggagag gttcctataagatgTCAGGATGTCACCCTCTacttctccatggaggagtgggaataTTTAGAAGAGCACAAGGATCTCTACAAGAATGTCATGATGGAAGATCACCAGCctgtcacatcaccag atgtgTCCAGGAATAGAGATTTACCAGAGACTTGTGTCAGTCCTCAGTTATGTCATTTGGAAGATCCCGATGTCTTACCAGAGGATTTTCACTTACTCTGTGGCATGTCTCACTTGGACAGATCAAAACTCGAAATAAGTCTGGATGGACTAAGCA ATCCTCCCGAGACTACAAAAATATCTGAAACCTCTTGCACACCTATTTCTTCACCAGATTCttttaatagtgaccataacagtatTAGAAATTTCCAACAGGATACCAATGAGCCAGTGTTatatgaaaaagaaaatctatcGCACACCACCATCCCTATAGACAAAGAACAGATCCCAGATTTCCCATCTGTTCATATTAAGGAGGAACCCATCTCCTCAAATGAGGACTATACTCGAAATCCATCTGCACATATTAAGGAGGAACCATGGGATGGAGGAAATGGTACAGATATTTATACACCCACAGACCATTTACCACAGTATTCTTCAGCTCATATCGAATTATTTGTCTCCTATGAAGAAAAGCCGTTCATGAGCAATGATATTGATCTAACCACCAGTCCGACAGAGTATGTGTCATCTGCATCCATGGACATTAACAACATACAGACAGCTGATAAGCCGTATACTTGCGtcgaatgtggcaaatgttttaaacTAAAATCCTACCTTATTGCCCACCAGAGgcgtcacacgggagagaagccctaTTCATGCCTTGAATGCGGCAAATGTTTTAGCAGAATGTCAAATCTCGCAAATCACAAGAAAGTTCACACTGGAGAAAAGCCATTctcttgttcagaatgtgggaaaagttttgcTAGGAACTCTAATCTTGTTGTCCATCAAAGGGTCCATACAGGGGAAAAACCATATCCTTGcctggaatgtgggaaatgtttctttAGTAATTCCTATCTGGTTGTtcaccagagaattcacacaggagagcgcCCGTATTCTTGTTCTGAATGCTTCAAATGCTTTATCAGTAGCTCCGAGCTGCTGAAGCATCGGAAAAATCACTCGAGAAATGAGAATGTGAAGGAGTCGGAATATCTGCTCTGA